AGAGAAAAGATAGAGGAAAATCTCTATTCTGGAGAAGGAGATTTTGAAATAGAAAGAGAGATTTTTTTAACTCTTCAAAAATTATATAGTGAATATAAAAATTATAATGGAAAAACAGAGTTTTTAACATATGAGTTATTAGAAAGAATAGGAATTGGAAATAGATTTAATAGTAATGAGGATACTTTAAATATTTTTACTTTTTATAAACTTTTAAAAGAGTATAAATATTTTGGAGATTTTTTAATAGAATATGAAGATAATAATCAAAAAGATAAATTTAAAAAGGTTTCAATGGGAAATGATAACAGTGTTTCACTTATGACTATTCATAAATCTAAGGGATTAGAATTTGAAACTCTTTTCTATTTTGTTACTAAAAATACAGGTGGAAACAATAAAAGTGGTATGGAGTTTTATTTAGAAATGGATAATACTTATTCACAAGTTAACTCCTTTTTAATAACTAATAAAAAATTTAATTTGATTTTATCAAAAGTTGAAGAGAGAAAATATTTAGAAAATGAAAAATTAAAAGAGGAACATGAGGAGATTAATAATCTTTATGTTGCTTTGACTAGACCTAAAAAAAATCTTTATGTTGTGATAAATAATATAAAAGATATAGCAGAAAGTAATTTTTCTGTATTATTAAGTAATAAAGATAGAGGGGAACTAATTTTAAGTTCTCAAGAGAAATCAGAAGAGAAGGAACTAATAAAATTTGATGTAGATCTCTCTACTCCAAAAATTCTTTATAAAAAAGAGGTAGTTGAGAATAGACAGGAAGCATTAGATAAAATTTATTCTCATACTCTTCAAATAGAGGGAAAAAGAATAAGAGGAAATATAGTTCACTATTTTCTTGAAAATATTTTAGAGTGGAAAGATAGTGAAGTGGAATTAGCTAGGAGATTAACTTTTGGAAAATATGCCTCAATAGTAGGGGAAAAAGAGATCAATGATATATTATCTCAAAAAAATATTGAACATATTTATAGTAGATGTGAAAAAATATTTAATACTTCTTGGGATTTTGTTTATAGAGAGTATCCAGCATATTTAAAATTAGATGGAGAAAATAAAAATTTTAGAATAGATAGATTAATGATAAAATTATCTACAACTACCGAGAAAGGAAAAATATATATTGCAGATTATAAAACAGGAAAATTTGATGAAGAACAGATGAAAAACTATATTTTAGCTGTAAATGATATGTTAGATAAATCTGAGGCAAAAAAAGAAGACTTTGAGATAGAAACAGAGTTTATAGAATTACTTTTATAATAAAAAAAAGGCAGTTGAAAATTCATAAATTTCAACTGTCTTTTTTTATTTTTAATTAAGAATCTATTTGAATTTAGTGTCTAACTCTCTCTCTTCAGGATTTTCATTTGGTTTTAAAGTGAAGTGAGATTTCATATTTTTAATAAAAGTTCCCATTTCATCGGCACTTCCAACTATTCTATTAAAAATAGCTAAGTATTCAGTCATAATAGGATTATTAACGTCATAAGGATATCTCATTAGGTGATCTATTTCACTCCAAGCCTCTTCAAAAACTGTTCTAACTTGAATTTCAACTAAGATTTCATCTTTTTTAGTAACAGGAACACCTATTAAATAGTGTACAGAACGATAACCATGATCTCTTACAATAATTTCACAATTTAATTCAGAGATACTCTCTTGAAGTTGAACAACGTTGTAATCTCCCCTTCTTATGTTTATTTGAGGTGTTTCTCTTATCTCCCAAAGACCCATAATTTCATAGTGAATATCTTTCCAATCATCTTTAAAAAGGTGAAGAACTCTGATACCAATTAAGTCTGTTACTATCTCTTTATAAGTATCAACTGAGATACCTTTATCAACATATTTTCTTCCTTTTCTAATTATTTTTTCAATTAGATGTTTAGGTTTTTTAACTCTTCTTCTTACAGAATGTACACTAGGAATATCAATTAACTTAGATACTATGTATTCTGCTTCTTTTTCAAGTTGAGGAACAAGTCTAACATAGTTATCATATATTTTGACAAGTTCTTCCCAAACTAAACCAGTAGAGGCAAAATAATCCTCATCAATTGAAAACTCTTTAAAAAATTGTTCTTTATCAAGTACGTTTAACATACTTTCACTCCTTAATCTTTCCAACTATTTTTTTATTTCTTCTAATTGGATTTCAACTAATTTTCTATATCCAACTATATTATTTTCTGTCATATCTTTTTCACTAACTTTATCTTTTATAAAGATTAGTTCTTTTAAATTGTAGTTAACTCCTTTAAAATCTAGAGTATGTATCTTACTAAAGACTAGAGAATTTCCAGCTTTAATATTATTTTTATTTTCAATTCTAAAATTGATCCAACTATTTAAAACTTTTTGTCCTTTTAAGAATAGATCAAAAAGATGTATAGTATAAAAATCTAAATTTGTTTCTGAGAAAGACTTTGATTTAGAAACAGAAAGTAAACTTTCAATATTTTTATACTTTTCAAAGCTTTCAATAATCATACCAAATTTATGAGATTGAATTGGATTTTCAACAAATATATCTCCAGCTAAATCATTTAAAGTAAAGGTTAGCCTATGTCCAGAGAAAAAATTCTTAAGTAGTTCTACCACGCTTAATAGTCTTGAATTTTTTAACTTGCTAAAAATTTCATATTTAAAATAATCTCCATCTTTTATGATGGTATTATTTTCTAATTTGATACTTATACCAAATTTAAACTCTCTAGTTCTAAATTCAATTATTTTAAATTTATTGAAACCTATAATTTTAATATTAGTATTTGGAATAGGTGTTTCTCCAATATAAATAGTAGTTGAATTTAAACTTATTTTTTCAATTTCATTTTCATAAGATGAAATATTGCTATCTTTTATAGGAAAATTCTTAAGTTTCATAGAAGTATATAAAATTTCTATTCCTGTTTCTATTCCGTTTTCAATGGGAATTTCAATTAGATTTCCTTGCGAAATCTCTGTTTGCTCTGTTTTTAAAATATCGTCTTTAATTTCTGTATCTGCTAATATATCAATTGGATTAGCTTCTTTTTCTAATTCATAATTCAATGTTAATAGAGCCGAAGTTTCCTCTTTAGTAGATTCAGTGGTAGTACATTTGGGATTAACTTCCTCTGGCACTACCACACAAACTTTTTTTCAAGTACAGGGTCTTCTTTCTTTGAAAGGGTATCAAAATATTCTAAGAATTCTTTTGTACCAGAAGTTATTAATTTAATATTGTATTTTCCGATTAAATCTGCAGATTTACTACTTATTATTGAAGTAGATGTAACCATATAGATAGGTTGAGTATACTCTAATGGTTTTAATATAAAATTTAAAAGATTCATCATGTCTGAATCCTCTAAGTCTACTCCTAAAAATATAGTAGGTCTTTTTTGAAATTCTTTTCTAATTATGTTGAAAAACTCTTGATAAAAATCTAAAGTTTTTAATTTTCTAATGTCTTGACTTGAAATAAAAACAGTACCTATGGAATTTATATCTCCTAGTAATTTATAATATCCAATTGTATTTTCTTTGACACTTTTAACATCAATTGGAGTTATTTTTGTAATAAAATCATTGAAATTATTTTCAAAAATATTATCAAAATTTAAAGTAAAGATACTCTCAAATAATTTAGAATTAATAATATTACTATATATATTAAGATCTATATTATATCTATATTCAAAGTTTTCTCTAATTTGTTTTATTAAATTTTTCTTAGTATCTATAACAGCATCTAAATAAGCTTGTACTATATCTGAAAAGGAGTTCATATCTTTAATATATCTTTTAGCTGGTTGTTTAATTTCAGATAAAATAGCTTCAGAGATATCTGTTTTTGAAGGATAACCAGATAATTTATTTAAAAAATCTCCAATAAAAAGATTGAATTTTTGCTCTTTTTCAAATTTTTCAAAAAAACTTTTCATTCTAATCACCTGCCTTAAAAATAAAATAGTTCACTATTAGTATAACTTAAAATTAATAAATAAACAACAAAAAAATATTAAAAAATAAAGATTTTTTAAAAAAAAAGTGTTAAAATAATTTTAAGAGGTGAGATAATGGAAATATTTATAACTTTTTTGAAAGATTATATTATTTTTATAAATATATTATTTTTAATAGTAATTGTTTTATTAGAAAGAAAAAACTCTTTTTTTACACTTTTCTGGATAATACTTCTAGTTTTAGCCCCATATTTTGGATTTATAGCATATCTTTTTTTCGGTTTAAGTTTTAGAAAAAAAAGAGTTGTAAATGAATACTATAAATGGAAATTTTTATATAGTAAGGAAGTTATGGGATTTAGTCAGTATAAGGAGTTAGTAAAGTGGGAACAATTGATCTCCTATGTAGAAATCTCTTCTAAAAATAGATTAACTTCTTTAAATACTAGTAAGATTTTTGTTGATGGAAAAGATTTTTTTTCAAGTGTTTTAGAGGATTTAAAAAATGCTAAAATTAGTATCTCTATGGAATACTATATATTTAGGGAAGATGAATTAGGAAAGAAAATAGCAAAAGTTTTAGAGGAGAAGGCAAAAGAGGGAGTAAAGGTACGTCTTATAGTAGATGGTGCTGGAGGATATGGAAGAAAGATGTTAAAGGACTTAAAAAATGTAGGAGTAGAGGTTGGAGTTTTTTTCCCATCACATTTTCCATTTTTTAAGATTGCAAATTTAAGAGCAAATTATAGAGATCATAGAAAATTATGTATAATAGATAGTAAATTTGGATATATAAGCGGTTTTAATATAGGAGATGAGTATTTAGGAAAAGGAAAGTTAGGTTATTGGAGAGATACAGGATTAAGAATTTTTGGAGAAGCTTGTCTTGAATTAGAAAGAGAATTTTTCTTTTCTTGGAGTATTGTAAAGAAAGAAAAGCTATCTTTGAAAAAAGAGTATGCTTATAATGGAGAGGTTTTAAAAGAGCTAATAGAAACTAAAGGACGTCACAGTGGACATATTCAAGTGGTTAGTAGTGGTCCAAATTATCAATTTAGAACAATTCGTGATAATGCTTTAAAAATGATAATAAAGGCAAAAAAATATATATATATTCAAACTCCATATTTTGTTCCTGATGACACTATATTAGATGCTTTAAAAATAGCAGCTTTATCAGGAGTAGAGATAAAAATAATGATTCCAGATAAGCCAGACCATTTTTTTATCTATTGGGTTAATCAATATTTTTGCGGAGAACTATTGGATTTAGGTGTAGAGGTGTATAGATATAGTAGAGGATTTTTACATAGTAAATTTATTGTAGTAGATGATGAAGTGGTAACTGTAGGTACTGCAAATTTTGATTATAGAAGTTTTTATCAAAATTTTGAGATAAATGTCAACATATATGAAAAAGATATTGCTAAATCTTTTAGAAATATCTTTAAAGATGATATGAAATTTAGTCATAAACTTTTAAGAAGTGAGTATTCAAAAAGAAGTTATTATATAAAATTTAAGGAGTCTATTTGTAGATTATTAGCTCCAATTATGTAAAAGGTGATACATATGGTAGAATTTCAAAAAATTTCAGATTTTTTTATTCCCTTTATAGAGAGTGATTTTAGGTATGCTGGAGATTTTTATTATGATTTACATATTCATACAACAGCATCTGATAGTTTTATTAAACCAGAATTTCTTAAGAATTTTGTTAGCAATAAGAGATATTTAATAGCTGTAACTGATCACAATGATATAAGGGGAGCTATTAAATTAAATGAGATGGGAATAAATAATGTACCAGGAATAGAGTTAGGCTGTGAAGATGGATTTGAACTATTGGTTTATTTTAAAAATATGGAGGACTTGGAAGAATTTTATAAAAAAGAAGTAGAAAAGTATAGAAATTTAAAAAGAATGGCTAAAACACATAGAGATATATATGAGTATTTAGAGGCTTTAAAAAATTGGGAGTGCCACAAATCAATTCCTCATATTTGTGGTGTAGTACAGAAAAACTTTATTAACAATAAAAAATACATCTATGATGTCATAAAAAAAGTTGATTCCTTAGAAACTCATAATCACGCTTTGCCAATGGTTAGAAATTTAATGGCAGCAGAGCTTAGAGAAAAAAATGGATTAACTGCTACTTTTGGAAGTGATGCACATATTTTAAGAGAGGTAGTTTCTTATTATAAATATACTAATATGGACTTGAGTCAAGGAGAAAAAGTGATAGATTATCTATATAAAATAGGAAGTATTAGTGGAATTGGGCAAAAACATCTATTCTATTTACTTAAAAGTTTGACATAGTAAAAAAAACTCTTTTCAAAAAATGAATTTTATTGTATAATAGATAAGTAGTGATCCCGTAGCTCAATTGGATAGAGCAATTCCCTCCTAAGGAATAGGCTGTGTGTTCAATCCACATCGGGATCGCCATTTTTATTTTAGGGAGAAATTATGAAAAGTTATGTTATTTTAATGGTAATTTCCTTTCTTTTCTTATTTGGAAGTTGTACTTCTTATGCTCCAAAAGATATAGAGAAAAGATATACAAAGTTATCCACAGAATTAGATATTTTAATGGATAAAGAGATTGTTGAAAAGAAAAGAGAAAGATTAGAAAAAGAATACACATCTTTTATCGATGGAATGAAAGAGTATAAAAAGGAAAATAGTGATATAGATACAAAATATTTAGATTCATATATCAAAAATAGTACTATAAAATTACAATATATAAGAGATTTGAGAGATTAGTGATAAATCTCTCTTTTTTTTAAATTATTATTGACAAATTTGTGAAAATATTTTATGATTATTCATATAAAGAACAAAAATTGAATAGAAATCGGATGAAGATATAGGGAGAGTGCTGAAAAGCCGCCGACGAAGTAAATCTTTCAGGCAAGTTTAATAACTTATGGACCTATATTGGACGAGCCTCTGGAGAGACTCTATGAGCACCGAAGGAGCAAACCCAAGTAATTGGACTAAACTCTCAGGTAAAAGGACAGAGGAATTATGCAGTATCATACATTAGTTATTTATGTATAATTCTTTTTTAATTTCCAGAAGGTAGTTTTACCTTCTTTTTTTATTCAATTTTAAAAAGGAAATAGGAGGAATTACAATGCAACAACTTGTAACAACAATCAATGAATTTTTATGGGGGAACTTTCTCATTATACTGTTAATGGGAACAGGAATTTATTTTACTTTAAAATTGAATTTTATTCAAGTGAGGAAATTTAAAGAGGGAATAAAACGTGTAACTGGTTCAATGGATTTAAATGGAAAGGAAGCAGATCATAATGGTATGTCATCATTCCAAGCTTTAGCAACAGCTGTAGCGGCACAAGTAGGAACAGGAAACTTAGCTGGAGCAGCAACAGCAATTGTTTCAGGAGGACCAGGAGCAATATTTTGGATGTGGGTAAGTGCTTTCTTTGGAATGGCAACTGTGTATGTTGAAGCTATATTAGGACAAGTTTTTAAAAGAAGAGTTAATGGACAAATAACTGGAGGACCATCTTATTATATAGAAACAGCTTTAAAAAATAAACTATTATCAAAATTTTTAGCTGTATTTTTCTCAATAGCTTGTATAGCAGCTCTAGGGCTTATGGGAAACGCTGTTCAAGCTAACTCAATTTCAGTAGCTTTTAATAACGCTTTTGGAGTATCTCCACTAATAGTGGGAGTAGTAATAGCTATTTTAGGAGGAATAGTATTCTTTGGTGGAATTAAAAGAATAGCAGCAGTAACTGAAAAAATAGTTCCTGTAATGGCTGGATTATATATAGTAGCTTGTATAATTATAATTGTGATGAATTATAGACAAATCATTCCAGCTGTTATCTCTATATTTTATTCAGCTTTTAATCCAGAAGCTGCTTTAGGAGGAGCAATGGGAATAACTGTAAAACAAGCAGTTAGATATGGAGTTGCTAGAGGGCTTTTCTCAAATGAGGCTGGAATGGGATCAACTCCTCATGCTCATGCTATTGCTAAAGTTAATCATCCAGGAGAACAAGGAATAGTAGCTGTAGTAACAGTTTTTATTGATACTTTTGTTGTACTTACAGGAACAGCTCTTGTTATTTTAACTTCTGGTGTTACTGAGGGAGCAGGAATAGTTCTTACTCAAAATGCTTTTACAAAATCTTTAGGAGTATATGGAGATATGTTTATAGCAATCTGTCTATTCTTCTTTGCTTTCTCAACAATCATTGGTTGGTATTTCTTTGGAGAGGCTAATATTAGATATTTATTTAAAAGTAACATCTCTGTAAATATCTATAGAGTTATTGTTATGGTTATGATTATTATAGGATCTTTATTAAAAATAGAACTTGTTTGGGAATTAGCAGATATGTTTAATGGTATGATGGTACTTCCTAACTTAATTGCTCTATTAGCTTTAGGAAAATATGCTAGAACAGCTATGAAAGAGTATGATTGTTTACACAATTAATTTTTTGATTTTAATTTAAAGAAAATAAATAGGGGCTGTGCAATTTAAGAATTTGCAACAGCCCCTTTATTTTAAAATTATTTTAACTGATTTTATTTTTTAGAAACACACTCTTCTACTTCATAGAAATACTTAGGCATTTTATCTCCTAATCTTCTAGAACCATTTTCAGTAATTAAGAAGTTTCCTTCATATCTCATTCCGCCAAAAGATAAAAACTCTTCAATTTTATCATAGTTTAAAAATTCAGTAAATTTATTAGCTTCTTTCCATCTTCTAACTAATTCAGGAATAAAATATATACCAGGTTCAACAGTGAAAACATATCCAGGTTTTAACTCTCTAGCTAATCTAAGAGATTTTAGACCAAATTGCATATCTCTTGGGAATTTATCATAACCTACATAGTTTTCTCCAAGTCCTTCCATATCATGTACATCTAATCCTAACATATGACCTAAACCATGAGGGAAGAATAGAGCATGTGCTCCAGCTTTTACAGCTTTTTCTACATCTCCTTTCATAAGTCCTCTTTTCTTCATTCCTTCAGCTAAAACTTTACAAACTTCAAGATGTACTTCTTTATATGTTATATTAGGTTTTATTAATTCCTCTGCTTTTTCAAACATTTCTATTAATAATGAATAGATATCTTTTTGTTGTTCAGAGAACTTTCCAGATACTGGGAAAGAAGTAGTCATATCTCCACAATACCCTTCACTATTTCTAGCTCCAGCATCTAACACTACAAGATCTCCATCTTGAAGTGT
The DNA window shown above is from uncultured Fusobacterium sp. and carries:
- a CDS encoding SIR2 family protein, with product MKSFFEKFEKEQKFNLFIGDFLNKLSGYPSKTDISEAILSEIKQPAKRYIKDMNSFSDIVQAYLDAVIDTKKNLIKQIRENFEYRYNIDLNIYSNIINSKLFESIFTLNFDNIFENNFNDFITKITPIDVKSVKENTIGYYKLLGDINSIGTVFISSQDIRKLKTLDFYQEFFNIIRKEFQKRPTIFLGVDLEDSDMMNLLNFILKPLEYTQPIYMVTSTSIISSKSADLIGKYNIKLITSGTKEFLEYFDTLSKKEDPVLEKKFVW
- a CDS encoding sodium:alanine symporter family protein, whose amino-acid sequence is MQQLVTTINEFLWGNFLIILLMGTGIYFTLKLNFIQVRKFKEGIKRVTGSMDLNGKEADHNGMSSFQALATAVAAQVGTGNLAGAATAIVSGGPGAIFWMWVSAFFGMATVYVEAILGQVFKRRVNGQITGGPSYYIETALKNKLLSKFLAVFFSIACIAALGLMGNAVQANSISVAFNNAFGVSPLIVGVVIAILGGIVFFGGIKRIAAVTEKIVPVMAGLYIVACIIIIVMNYRQIIPAVISIFYSAFNPEAALGGAMGITVKQAVRYGVARGLFSNEAGMGSTPHAHAIAKVNHPGEQGIVAVVTVFIDTFVVLTGTALVILTSGVTEGAGIVLTQNAFTKSLGVYGDMFIAICLFFFAFSTIIGWYFFGEANIRYLFKSNISVNIYRVIVMVMIIIGSLLKIELVWELADMFNGMMVLPNLIALLALGKYARTAMKEYDCLHN
- a CDS encoding GTP pyrophosphokinase, translating into MLNVLDKEQFFKEFSIDEDYFASTGLVWEELVKIYDNYVRLVPQLEKEAEYIVSKLIDIPSVHSVRRRVKKPKHLIEKIIRKGRKYVDKGISVDTYKEIVTDLIGIRVLHLFKDDWKDIHYEIMGLWEIRETPQINIRRGDYNVVQLQESISELNCEIIVRDHGYRSVHYLIGVPVTKKDEILVEIQVRTVFEEAWSEIDHLMRYPYDVNNPIMTEYLAIFNRIVGSADEMGTFIKNMKSHFTLKPNENPEERELDTKFK
- the cls gene encoding cardiolipin synthase, with amino-acid sequence MEIFITFLKDYIIFINILFLIVIVLLERKNSFFTLFWIILLVLAPYFGFIAYLFFGLSFRKKRVVNEYYKWKFLYSKEVMGFSQYKELVKWEQLISYVEISSKNRLTSLNTSKIFVDGKDFFSSVLEDLKNAKISISMEYYIFREDELGKKIAKVLEEKAKEGVKVRLIVDGAGGYGRKMLKDLKNVGVEVGVFFPSHFPFFKIANLRANYRDHRKLCIIDSKFGYISGFNIGDEYLGKGKLGYWRDTGLRIFGEACLELEREFFFSWSIVKKEKLSLKKEYAYNGEVLKELIETKGRHSGHIQVVSSGPNYQFRTIRDNALKMIIKAKKYIYIQTPYFVPDDTILDALKIAALSGVEIKIMIPDKPDHFFIYWVNQYFCGELLDLGVEVYRYSRGFLHSKFIVVDDEVVTVGTANFDYRSFYQNFEINVNIYEKDIAKSFRNIFKDDMKFSHKLLRSEYSKRSYYIKFKESICRLLAPIM
- a CDS encoding PHP-associated domain-containing protein, whose amino-acid sequence is MVEFQKISDFFIPFIESDFRYAGDFYYDLHIHTTASDSFIKPEFLKNFVSNKRYLIAVTDHNDIRGAIKLNEMGINNVPGIELGCEDGFELLVYFKNMEDLEEFYKKEVEKYRNLKRMAKTHRDIYEYLEALKNWECHKSIPHICGVVQKNFINNKKYIYDVIKKVDSLETHNHALPMVRNLMAAELREKNGLTATFGSDAHILREVVSYYKYTNMDLSQGEKVIDYLYKIGSISGIGQKHLFYLLKSLT